The following proteins are encoded in a genomic region of Streptomyces sp. NBC_01723:
- a CDS encoding prenyltransferase/squalene oxidase repeat-containing protein — translation MNVRRRGSAAVLAAAAVIGAAAAPAVAADPSPSASASKPAALFGTGDPQFDGVWRQSFALLAQDTAGVIPSPKAVEWLTGQQCANGSFAPYRADPAKACDAKTMVDTNQTAAAVQALWAVGGHGDVVEDALDWLKSVQNKDGGWGYSPGGPSDANSTSLVIGALTATDTDPTKVTKGGKSPYDALLTFALPCAKDDGAFAFQPDKDGKLLPNADATAAGVLGSLGKGLVTGPGKKAAAATCADEPDRAQAAANGAAYLAGAVAEDGHLKSALGGSPDQPDYGNTADAVVALAAQDGADKAAEPLAWLEKNAAKWAEESGPSAYAQLIFAAHATGTDPRDFGGTDLVEGLNATGPAPQGAKAGDSATASDQAADENENNDDSGFGVWWFVGVCLVFGIGIGFLLSGRNKKRQP, via the coding sequence ATGAACGTCCGCCGTCGAGGCAGCGCCGCGGTCCTGGCCGCCGCAGCAGTGATCGGCGCCGCCGCCGCGCCCGCGGTCGCCGCCGACCCCTCACCGTCCGCCTCCGCGTCCAAGCCGGCGGCCCTGTTCGGCACCGGCGACCCCCAGTTCGACGGCGTCTGGCGCCAGTCCTTCGCGCTGCTCGCGCAGGACACCGCGGGCGTGATCCCGTCGCCGAAGGCCGTGGAGTGGCTCACCGGCCAGCAGTGCGCGAACGGCTCCTTCGCCCCGTACCGCGCCGACCCCGCCAAGGCGTGCGACGCCAAGACCATGGTCGACACCAACCAGACCGCCGCCGCGGTCCAGGCACTGTGGGCCGTCGGCGGACACGGTGACGTCGTCGAGGACGCCCTCGACTGGCTGAAGTCCGTGCAGAACAAGGACGGCGGCTGGGGCTACTCCCCCGGCGGACCCAGCGACGCGAACTCCACCTCCCTCGTCATCGGCGCCCTGACCGCCACGGACACCGACCCCACGAAGGTCACCAAGGGCGGCAAGTCCCCGTACGACGCCCTGCTGACGTTCGCCCTCCCCTGCGCCAAGGACGACGGCGCCTTCGCCTTCCAGCCCGACAAGGACGGCAAGCTGCTCCCCAACGCCGACGCCACTGCCGCGGGCGTCCTCGGCTCGCTCGGCAAGGGCCTGGTCACCGGGCCCGGTAAGAAGGCGGCCGCCGCCACCTGCGCCGACGAGCCCGACCGTGCGCAGGCCGCCGCGAACGGCGCGGCGTACCTCGCCGGCGCCGTCGCCGAGGACGGCCACCTCAAGTCCGCCCTCGGCGGCTCCCCCGACCAGCCCGACTACGGCAACACCGCCGACGCGGTCGTCGCGCTCGCCGCGCAGGACGGCGCGGACAAGGCGGCCGAGCCGCTGGCCTGGCTGGAGAAGAACGCCGCGAAGTGGGCGGAGGAGAGCGGCCCGTCCGCCTACGCCCAGCTGATCTTCGCCGCCCACGCCACGGGCACCGATCCGCGCGACTTCGGCGGCACGGACCTGGTGGAGGGGCTCAACGCGACGGGGCCGGCCCCCCAGGGAGCGAAGGCCGGCGACTCCGCCACGGCGAGCGACCAGGCCGCGGACGAGAACGAGAACAACGACGACTCCGGCTTCGGCGTCTGGTGGTTCGTCGGCGTCTGCCTGGTCTTCGGCATCGGCATCGGCTTCCTGCTCAGCGGCCGCAACAAGAAGCGGCAGCCGTGA
- a CDS encoding SCO2322 family protein — MTRRVVLLFLAAFLLIGSAGQAQAAGYRYWSFWDRDGDQWVYATQGPSLTRPSDGDVQGFRFAVSANSDDAAKPRGAAEFASICAKTPAEDGSKRVALVLDFGTAADAPSGDTPPARRTACAQVAPDATTADALADVAGPLRYNTSALLCAIGGYPKAGCGEQVSQEADPTATEPPDQRTAQDDDTDGPSVGLIAGIAVVAVLAGATAWQARRRRNAP; from the coding sequence GTGACCCGCCGCGTCGTCCTCCTCTTCCTGGCCGCGTTCCTGCTGATCGGGAGCGCGGGCCAGGCGCAGGCCGCCGGGTACCGCTACTGGTCCTTCTGGGACCGCGACGGCGACCAGTGGGTCTACGCCACCCAGGGCCCGTCCCTCACCCGTCCCTCGGACGGCGACGTCCAGGGCTTCCGCTTCGCGGTGAGCGCGAACTCGGACGACGCGGCCAAGCCGCGCGGCGCCGCGGAGTTCGCGTCGATCTGCGCGAAGACCCCGGCCGAGGACGGCAGCAAGCGGGTCGCCCTCGTCCTCGACTTCGGTACGGCGGCCGACGCGCCGTCCGGCGATACCCCGCCGGCCCGGCGCACGGCCTGCGCGCAGGTCGCTCCGGACGCCACGACGGCCGACGCCCTGGCCGACGTCGCGGGCCCGCTCCGCTACAACACCAGCGCGCTGCTGTGCGCGATCGGCGGCTACCCGAAGGCGGGCTGCGGCGAGCAGGTCTCGCAGGAGGCCGACCCGACGGCCACCGAGCCGCCGGACCAGCGGACCGCCCAGGACGACGACACCGACGGCCCGTCCGTCGGCCTGATCGCGGGCATCGCGGTGGTGGCGGTCCTGGCCGGAGCAACAGCCTGGCAGGCGAGGCGGCGCAGGAATGCCCCGTAA
- a CDS encoding energy-coupling factor transporter transmembrane component T: MPRNGQPAEPSAGSRAAGAATVPQRGGTPQARSSAPTPRHQRTAPLHPGAWWLWALALGTAATRTTNPLLLALLIAVSAYVVISRRPHAPWSRSYGAFVKLALAVLVIRLLFTTVLGSPIPGTHTLVTLPEVPLPDWAQGIRLGGRVTAEGLAFALYDAMKLATLLICVGAANALANPSRLLKSLPGALYEMGVAVVVALTFAPNLIADVQRLRAARRLRGRPDNGVRGLLQVGLPVLEGALERSVALAAAMDARGYGRTARVPTAVRRTTAALTLGGLLGVCAGTYGLLTAAGGTYGIPVLVVGLAAALAGLWLGGRRTVRTRYRPDRWDARAWLVTGSGVAVAAALFLAAARDPAALHPGVVPLVAPSLPLWPAAAILVGLLPAFITPAPETAAKEPS; this comes from the coding sequence ATGCCCCGTAACGGGCAACCCGCCGAGCCGTCCGCGGGCAGTCGTGCCGCTGGGGCGGCGACCGTCCCGCAGAGAGGCGGCACCCCGCAAGCGCGGTCCAGCGCACCCACCCCCCGCCACCAGCGCACCGCCCCCCTCCACCCCGGCGCCTGGTGGCTCTGGGCGTTGGCCCTCGGTACGGCCGCCACCCGCACCACCAACCCCCTCCTCCTCGCCCTCCTCATCGCCGTCTCCGCCTACGTCGTGATCTCCCGCCGCCCCCACGCCCCCTGGTCCCGTTCCTACGGCGCCTTCGTCAAGCTCGCCCTGGCCGTCCTCGTCATCCGCCTCCTCTTCACCACGGTCCTCGGCTCCCCCATCCCCGGCACCCACACCCTCGTCACGCTCCCCGAAGTCCCCCTCCCCGACTGGGCGCAGGGCATCCGCCTGGGCGGCCGGGTCACCGCCGAGGGCCTCGCCTTCGCCCTGTACGACGCGATGAAGCTCGCCACGCTCCTCATCTGCGTCGGTGCCGCGAACGCCCTCGCCAACCCCTCCCGCCTCCTCAAGTCCCTCCCCGGCGCCCTGTACGAGATGGGCGTCGCCGTCGTCGTCGCCCTCACCTTCGCGCCGAACCTCATCGCCGACGTCCAGCGCCTGCGCGCCGCCCGCCGCCTCCGGGGCCGCCCCGACAACGGGGTACGCGGCCTGCTCCAGGTCGGACTCCCGGTACTGGAGGGCGCCCTGGAGCGCTCCGTCGCCCTCGCCGCCGCGATGGACGCCCGCGGCTACGGCCGTACCGCCCGGGTCCCCACCGCCGTCCGCCGTACCACCGCCGCCCTCACCCTGGGCGGCCTGCTCGGCGTCTGCGCGGGAACGTACGGGCTGCTGACCGCCGCGGGCGGCACGTACGGCATCCCCGTCCTCGTCGTCGGCCTCGCCGCCGCGCTCGCGGGCCTGTGGCTCGGCGGACGCCGCACGGTCCGCACCCGCTACCGCCCGGACCGCTGGGACGCCCGCGCCTGGCTGGTGACCGGCTCCGGCGTGGCGGTCGCGGCGGCGCTGTTCCTCGCCGCCGCCCGCGACCCGGCGGCGCTGCACCCGGGCGTGGTCCCGCTGGTCGCGCCGTCGCTCCCGCTGTGGCCGGCCGCCGCGATCCTCGTCGGCCTGCTCCCGGCGTTCATCACCCCCGCACCCGAGACCGCCGCGAAGGAGCCGTCGTGA
- a CDS encoding ABC transporter ATP-binding protein, protein MIRFENVSVTYDGTNRPAVQGVDFEVPEGELVLLAGPSGVGKSTVLGAVGGLVPHFTGGTLRGRVTVAGRDTRTHKPRELADVVGTVGQDPLSHFVTDTVEDELAYGMESLGLAPDVMRRRVEETLDLLGLSDLRARPIATLSGGQQQRVAIGSVLTPHPDVLVLDEPTSALDPAAAEEVLAVLQRLVHDLGTTVLMAEHRLERVIQYADQVVLLPAPGAAPVLGAPADVMAVSPVYPPVVGLGRLAGWSPLPLTIRDARRRAAPLRERLADRRIPEHTPPAAVLPAPPALGAAPRRRRLLGAKAPQPTAAPPAAPYAAEVRSLAVRRDRVQALRHVDLTVSPGETVALMGRNGAGKSTLLSALVGLVAPSSGTVRAGDAVPHRTAPRDLVRRVGLVPQEPRDLLYADTVAGECAAADRDADAAPGTCRALLTELLPGVTDDAHPRDLSEGQRLTLALSVVLTARPPLLLLDEPTRGLDYAAKARLAGILRGLAAEGHAIVLATHDVELAAELAHRVVLLAEGEVIADGPAADVVVASPSFAPQVAKVLAPRKWLTVAQVREALA, encoded by the coding sequence GTGATCCGCTTCGAGAACGTGTCGGTCACGTACGACGGAACGAACCGACCAGCCGTCCAGGGAGTGGACTTCGAGGTCCCGGAGGGCGAACTGGTCCTCCTCGCGGGCCCGTCCGGCGTCGGCAAGTCCACCGTCCTCGGCGCGGTCGGCGGCCTCGTCCCGCACTTCACCGGCGGCACGCTGCGCGGACGGGTCACCGTGGCCGGCCGCGACACCCGCACCCACAAGCCGCGTGAACTGGCCGACGTGGTCGGCACGGTGGGCCAGGACCCGCTCTCCCACTTCGTGACGGACACCGTCGAGGACGAGCTGGCCTACGGCATGGAGTCGCTGGGCCTGGCCCCCGACGTGATGCGCCGCCGGGTCGAGGAGACCCTCGACCTCCTGGGCCTCTCCGACCTCCGCGCCCGGCCCATCGCCACGCTCTCCGGCGGCCAGCAGCAGCGGGTCGCCATCGGCTCGGTACTCACCCCGCATCCCGACGTGCTGGTCCTGGACGAGCCGACGTCCGCTCTGGACCCCGCCGCCGCCGAGGAGGTCCTGGCCGTCCTCCAGCGCCTCGTGCACGACCTCGGTACGACGGTCCTGATGGCCGAGCACCGCCTGGAGCGGGTCATCCAGTACGCCGACCAGGTCGTGCTGCTCCCCGCCCCGGGTGCCGCGCCGGTGCTCGGCGCCCCCGCGGACGTGATGGCCGTGTCCCCGGTGTATCCGCCGGTGGTGGGTCTCGGCAGGCTGGCCGGCTGGTCCCCGCTGCCGCTGACGATCCGCGACGCCCGCCGCCGCGCGGCCCCGCTGCGGGAACGGCTCGCCGACCGCCGGATCCCGGAGCACACTCCGCCGGCGGCCGTCCTGCCCGCACCGCCCGCCCTCGGCGCCGCCCCCCGTCGCCGGCGACTCCTCGGCGCCAAGGCCCCGCAGCCGACCGCCGCCCCGCCCGCGGCCCCGTACGCCGCCGAGGTCCGCTCCCTCGCCGTGCGCCGCGACCGCGTCCAGGCCCTGCGCCACGTCGACCTGACCGTCTCCCCCGGCGAGACCGTCGCCCTGATGGGCCGCAACGGCGCGGGCAAGTCGACGCTCCTCTCGGCGCTCGTCGGCCTCGTCGCACCGTCCTCCGGCACGGTCCGGGCGGGCGACGCCGTGCCGCACCGCACGGCCCCCCGCGACCTCGTACGCCGCGTCGGCCTGGTCCCCCAGGAGCCGCGGGACCTGCTGTACGCCGACACGGTCGCCGGCGAGTGCGCGGCCGCCGACCGGGACGCGGACGCGGCGCCCGGCACCTGCCGCGCCCTGCTGACCGAACTGCTCCCCGGCGTCACGGACGACGCCCACCCCCGCGACCTCTCGGAGGGACAGCGCCTCACCCTCGCGCTGTCCGTGGTCCTGACGGCCCGCCCTCCCCTCCTCCTGCTGGACGAGCCGACGCGCGGCCTGGACTACGCGGCGAAGGCCCGGCTGGCCGGCATCCTGCGCGGCCTGGCGGCCGAGGGGCACGCGATCGTGCTGGCCACGCACGACGTGGAGCTGGCCGCCGAGCTGGCCCACCGGGTGGTGCTGCTCGCCGAGGGCGAGGTGATCGCCGACGGCCCGGCGGCGGACGTGGTGGTGGCCTCCCCGTCCTTCGCGCCGCAGGTGGCGAAGGTGCTGGCGCCGCGCAAGTGGCTCACGGTCGCGCAGGTACGGGAGGCCCTGGCATGA
- a CDS encoding ECF transporter S component, protein MTGPPVTPPDRQARAVRLGPRSVTALILVSAVGVAGFGWPFLAPPDASLNAHAQDAPWLFAGLLVLLVAVVAATISESGLGPKAVAMLGVLAAAGAALRPIGAGTAGLEPMFFLMVLSGRVLGPGFGFVLGSVTMFASALLTGGVGPWMPFQMLAMGWFTMGAGLLPGPDRLRGRAELLMLAAYGFLAAFAYGTVMNLAGWTFMNTLASNIAFDPDASVASNLARFLAYCLATSLGWDGGRAAMTVVLTLTLGAPILRALRRATRRAAFEAPITFEDPEKANGPT, encoded by the coding sequence ATGACCGGGCCCCCTGTCACTCCTCCCGACCGCCAGGCCCGCGCCGTCCGCCTGGGCCCGCGCTCGGTCACCGCACTGATCCTGGTCAGCGCGGTGGGCGTGGCCGGATTCGGCTGGCCCTTCCTGGCCCCGCCGGACGCCTCCCTCAACGCGCACGCCCAGGACGCGCCGTGGCTGTTCGCGGGCCTGCTGGTGCTGCTGGTGGCCGTGGTGGCGGCGACGATCTCGGAGTCGGGCCTGGGCCCGAAGGCCGTGGCGATGCTCGGCGTCCTGGCGGCGGCGGGCGCGGCCCTGCGCCCCATCGGCGCGGGGACGGCGGGCCTGGAACCGATGTTCTTCCTCATGGTCCTCAGCGGCCGGGTCCTCGGCCCCGGCTTCGGCTTCGTCCTCGGCTCGGTCACGATGTTCGCGTCCGCGCTGCTCACCGGCGGGGTGGGGCCGTGGATGCCGTTCCAGATGCTGGCGATGGGCTGGTTCACGATGGGCGCGGGCCTGCTGCCCGGCCCCGACCGCCTGCGCGGCCGGGCGGAGCTGCTCATGCTGGCCGCCTACGGCTTCCTGGCCGCCTTCGCCTACGGCACGGTGATGAACCTGGCGGGCTGGACCTTCATGAACACCCTCGCCTCGAACATCGCCTTCGACCCGGACGCGTCGGTCGCCTCCAACCTGGCCCGCTTCCTCGCCTACTGCCTGGCCACGTCGCTGGGCTGGGACGGCGGCCGCGCGGCGATGACGGTCGTCCTGACCCTCACCCTGGGCGCCCCGATCCTCAGAGCCCTGCGCCGCGCCACCCGCAGAGCGGCCTTCGAGGCCCCGATCACCTTCGAAGACCCCGAGAAGGCGAACGGCCCCACGTAA
- a CDS encoding M15 family metallopeptidase, translating to MTEIVLMSDPRIAAVSVQECGEPLVDVRRGGALLVDRREWQDSAGVCFHLREGVLTRLLEAQAQLPPGLQLLFVEGYRPPALQRRYFDEYASRLRTEHPQWSPDQLRSAASRYVSPPETAPHSAGAAVDLTLADAEGRELDLGTRMNATPEESAGACYTHAGNISAEARSHRTLLGTALTTAGLVNYPTEWWHWSYGDRYWALAAGAEHAHYGPRELC from the coding sequence ATGACCGAGATCGTTCTGATGTCCGACCCGAGGATAGCCGCCGTGTCGGTACAGGAGTGCGGCGAACCGCTCGTGGATGTGCGGCGGGGTGGCGCTCTGCTGGTCGACCGGCGCGAGTGGCAGGACTCCGCGGGCGTCTGCTTCCACCTGCGGGAGGGGGTGCTCACCCGGCTCCTCGAAGCCCAGGCACAGCTCCCGCCGGGACTGCAACTGCTCTTCGTCGAGGGGTACCGTCCGCCCGCCCTCCAACGTCGCTACTTCGACGAGTACGCGTCCCGGCTCCGCACCGAACACCCGCAGTGGTCCCCTGACCAGCTCCGCTCGGCGGCCAGCCGCTACGTCTCCCCGCCCGAGACAGCACCCCACAGCGCGGGCGCGGCCGTCGACCTGACGCTCGCGGACGCCGAGGGCCGCGAACTGGACCTGGGTACGCGGATGAACGCGACCCCGGAGGAGAGCGCGGGCGCCTGTTACACGCACGCCGGCAACATCAGCGCCGAGGCCCGCTCCCACCGCACCCTTCTCGGCACCGCACTCACCACCGCCGGCCTGGTCAACTATCCGACGGAGTGGTGGCACTGGTCGTACGGGGACCGCTACTGGGCCTTGGCGGCAGGAGCGGAACACGCGCACTACGGGCCCAGGGAACTCTGCTGA
- a CDS encoding GlxA family transcriptional regulator, translating into MNSVGRLIVVVLFEGVDLLDVTGPPEVFSLARRETEDAAGYEVVLAAGTTDPVTTAAGVRVLPDATFEAMSTRRIDTLIVPGAVEIDDRRRVRALTDPAVVEWVRRLAERTRRVTSVCVGAHILAAAGLLDGKRATTHWSTARQLADDHPAVEVDADPIFVREGDVWTGAGISSCLDLSLALVADDLGEAVALRVARQLVMYLKRPSGQSQFSVPLEQVSTTRRVEELRHHIMRNLAEPLTVADLAARLHVSDRQLTRIFKTELGTTPHAYIESARVEAARHQLESTDATLDRLATTCGFGTVDTLIRAFRRRLDTTPTEYRRRFRTGLG; encoded by the coding sequence GTGAACTCCGTAGGACGACTGATCGTCGTCGTCCTCTTCGAGGGCGTCGACCTGCTGGACGTCACCGGACCGCCGGAGGTGTTCTCCCTCGCGCGGCGCGAGACGGAGGACGCGGCGGGGTACGAGGTGGTCCTCGCCGCCGGGACCACGGACCCGGTCACCACCGCCGCAGGGGTCCGCGTCCTGCCCGACGCCACTTTCGAGGCGATGTCCACGCGGCGTATCGACACCCTGATCGTGCCCGGCGCGGTCGAGATCGACGACCGACGCAGGGTCCGGGCGCTCACCGACCCGGCGGTGGTCGAGTGGGTGAGGAGGCTCGCGGAACGGACCCGGCGGGTCACGTCGGTCTGCGTCGGAGCCCACATCCTCGCGGCCGCCGGACTCCTCGACGGCAAGCGGGCCACGACGCACTGGTCGACCGCGCGGCAACTCGCGGACGACCACCCGGCGGTCGAGGTCGACGCCGACCCGATCTTCGTCCGCGAGGGCGACGTGTGGACCGGCGCGGGCATCAGCTCCTGCCTCGACCTGTCCCTCGCCCTGGTCGCCGACGACCTCGGCGAGGCGGTGGCGCTGCGCGTGGCCCGGCAGTTGGTGATGTACCTGAAGCGGCCGAGCGGGCAGAGCCAGTTCAGCGTCCCGCTGGAGCAGGTCTCCACGACCCGGCGCGTCGAGGAGCTGCGCCACCACATCATGCGCAACCTCGCCGAACCGCTCACCGTCGCCGACCTCGCCGCCCGCCTCCACGTCAGCGACCGCCAGCTCACCCGCATCTTCAAGACCGAACTCGGCACGACCCCGCACGCCTACATCGAGTCCGCCCGCGTCGAGGCGGCCCGCCACCAGCTCGAATCCACCGACGCCACCCTGGACCGCCTCGCCACCACCTGCGGCTTCGGCACCGTCGACACCCTGATCAGAGCCTTCCGCCGCCGACTCGACACGACCCCGACGGAGTACCGGCGCAGGTTCCGGACGGGGCTCGGCTGA
- a CDS encoding cysteine hydrolase family protein: MPRTTLRRLSGLDDTPARLADSTLVLVDYQNTYTTGVMELDGWQDALDAGARLLARARREGAKVIHVVHDGGEGTPYDIRAEIGQIHPSVAPADGEPVVTKKAPDSFFGTDLGEHVDAAGHNDLVVIGFMTHMCVAFTAQGAFLRGHRPTVVADACATRALPVADTELDARQVHHSALATITDMYGVVVPSQESLT, from the coding sequence ATGCCCAGAACCACGCTGCGCCGACTCAGCGGGCTCGACGACACCCCCGCCAGGCTCGCCGACTCCACGCTGGTCCTCGTCGACTACCAGAACACCTACACGACCGGCGTGATGGAACTCGACGGCTGGCAGGACGCGCTCGACGCCGGCGCCCGGCTGCTGGCCCGCGCCCGGCGGGAAGGCGCCAAGGTCATCCACGTCGTCCACGACGGCGGCGAGGGCACCCCGTACGACATCCGGGCCGAGATCGGGCAGATCCACCCGAGCGTCGCGCCGGCCGACGGCGAACCCGTCGTCACCAAGAAGGCGCCGGACTCCTTCTTCGGCACGGACCTCGGCGAGCACGTCGACGCGGCCGGCCACAACGACCTCGTCGTCATCGGCTTCATGACGCACATGTGCGTGGCCTTCACCGCCCAGGGCGCCTTCCTGCGCGGCCACCGTCCCACGGTGGTCGCCGACGCCTGCGCCACCCGCGCCCTGCCAGTCGCGGACACCGAACTCGACGCCCGTCAGGTGCACCACAGCGCCCTCGCCACCATCACCGACATGTACGGGGTCGTCGTACCGTCGCAGGAGTCCCTGACCTAG
- a CDS encoding MFS transporter yields MTTSSAPKNDRAAPPPAQAPSGPPPPGLGTGRLLTTLSALLLSVVSFSAAGIAVPDIGASLGATAAEQSLVVSVYALGFAVPMVLGGRLGDLYGRRLLFLAGMAGFTLFSLGAALAPNITVLIVARALTGISAAAMVPQVLATITASTQGSERARAVALFGATAGGATAIGQVLGGVLLSAPLPGAPWRMVFVMSVVMGVPAFGAALRWLPDTRAPGHRSLDLTGTALLGLALLALMLPVSQGDALGWPVWCWALLGATPVLFAAFWRWQLRLHRGDRVPLVPPPLFRLRPYRIGLVMALLLQSAFGAFTFLYAISTQTGLGWSPMHAALVLLPFSLCFLTVSVWSGKLAPRFGFRRLLVIGGIIQAALLSGTAGSVFVQGSGLDSWTFGALLVGVGVGQAFMFGPLVGAMIAEVPPTMAGAASGTLQTTQQAAMGLGVAVAGGLLGAALSGSTAPAGQDYTTALAICMLVQAACAIAFALCALVLPRR; encoded by the coding sequence ATGACGACATCCTCCGCACCGAAGAACGACCGCGCCGCGCCACCGCCTGCCCAGGCGCCATCGGGCCCGCCGCCTCCCGGGCTGGGGACGGGCCGGCTCCTGACCACGCTGTCGGCGCTGCTGCTGTCGGTGGTCAGCTTCTCCGCCGCGGGCATCGCCGTACCCGACATCGGCGCGTCCCTGGGGGCCACTGCCGCCGAGCAGTCTCTGGTGGTGTCGGTGTACGCGCTGGGGTTCGCCGTCCCGATGGTCCTGGGCGGCAGGCTCGGAGATCTGTACGGGCGACGCCTGCTCTTCCTGGCCGGCATGGCCGGCTTCACCCTGTTCTCCCTGGGTGCGGCGCTGGCCCCGAACATCACCGTGCTGATCGTCGCGCGGGCCCTCACCGGGATCTCCGCGGCGGCCATGGTCCCGCAGGTGCTGGCGACGATCACGGCGTCGACCCAGGGGTCCGAGCGCGCCCGTGCCGTGGCGCTGTTCGGTGCGACCGCGGGCGGTGCCACGGCGATCGGTCAGGTCCTCGGCGGCGTGCTGCTGTCCGCCCCGCTGCCCGGCGCTCCCTGGCGCATGGTCTTCGTGATGAGCGTGGTCATGGGCGTGCCGGCGTTCGGCGCGGCGCTGCGGTGGCTGCCCGACACCCGGGCGCCCGGTCACCGATCGCTCGACCTGACCGGGACCGCCCTGCTCGGGCTCGCCCTGCTGGCGCTCATGCTGCCGGTCTCCCAGGGCGACGCCCTGGGCTGGCCGGTCTGGTGCTGGGCACTGCTGGGGGCGACGCCGGTGCTCTTCGCGGCGTTCTGGCGGTGGCAGCTGCGGCTGCACCGCGGCGACCGCGTGCCGCTCGTGCCGCCGCCGCTGTTCCGGCTCAGGCCGTACCGGATCGGGCTGGTGATGGCGCTGCTGCTCCAGTCGGCGTTCGGTGCGTTCACGTTCCTCTACGCGATCTCCACACAGACCGGGCTCGGCTGGTCGCCCATGCACGCGGCCCTCGTGCTGCTGCCGTTCTCCCTGTGCTTCCTCACCGTGTCGGTCTGGTCGGGGAAGCTCGCGCCCCGCTTCGGGTTCCGCAGGCTCCTGGTCATCGGCGGAATCATTCAGGCCGCGCTGCTGAGCGGCACGGCCGGGTCCGTGTTCGTCCAGGGCTCGGGCCTGGACTCGTGGACGTTCGGCGCTCTGCTCGTCGGGGTCGGGGTCGGGCAGGCCTTCATGTTCGGGCCGCTCGTCGGAGCGATGATCGCGGAGGTCCCGCCGACGATGGCGGGAGCGGCGTCGGGCACGCTGCAGACCACCCAGCAAGCCGCCATGGGCCTCGGCGTCGCCGTCGCCGGCGGCCTGCTCGGTGCGGCCCTGTCCGGCTCGACCGCCCCGGCAGGTCAGGACTACACGACCGCGCTGGCGATCTGCATGCTCGTCCAGGCGGCCTGCGCCATCGCGTTCGCCCTGTGCGCGCTTGTCCTGCCCCGGCGCTAG
- a CDS encoding helix-turn-helix transcriptional regulator has translation MTASRPAAIRRELGDFLRSRRERVTPQQAGLPSTGRRRTPGLRREEVAVLAGVGVTWYTWLEQGRPINVSTQVLRAVARVLQLDDTEQRHLYRLAGSSLPKDGPAEGDPGLTAAFQPVLDKLDPFPACLQTPLFDVVAYNRAYRFLFTDMDLIPPAERNCAVQFFTDPDWRSRYVDGDLVAARMVARMRAEIGTELGAAAAAGVVDDLRERSEEFARLWARHDVLPQQYETKRLDTPLVGQLQLNFVSTHVPDTGHRMTVMTPADEDTARRLTRMADLSPTRPR, from the coding sequence ATGACAGCGTCCAGGCCCGCCGCGATCCGGCGCGAGCTGGGTGACTTCCTCCGCAGCCGTCGCGAGCGCGTGACCCCGCAGCAGGCGGGCCTCCCGTCCACCGGGCGACGGCGGACGCCCGGTCTGCGGCGTGAGGAGGTCGCCGTCCTCGCCGGGGTCGGCGTCACCTGGTACACCTGGCTCGAACAGGGCCGGCCGATCAACGTCAGCACCCAGGTCCTCCGGGCGGTCGCCCGCGTCCTGCAGCTCGACGACACCGAGCAACGGCACCTGTACCGGCTCGCCGGATCGAGCCTGCCGAAGGACGGGCCCGCCGAAGGCGATCCGGGGCTCACCGCGGCGTTCCAACCCGTCCTGGACAAGCTCGACCCGTTCCCCGCGTGCCTGCAGACGCCGCTGTTCGACGTGGTGGCGTACAACCGCGCCTACCGGTTCCTCTTCACCGACATGGACCTCATCCCGCCCGCTGAGCGCAACTGCGCGGTGCAGTTCTTCACCGACCCGGACTGGCGCAGCCGCTATGTCGACGGCGACCTGGTCGCCGCCCGGATGGTGGCGAGGATGCGCGCCGAGATCGGCACCGAACTCGGGGCCGCTGCCGCCGCCGGCGTCGTCGACGACCTCCGGGAGCGATCGGAGGAGTTCGCCCGGCTGTGGGCCCGGCACGACGTGCTGCCCCAGCAGTACGAGACGAAGCGCCTCGACACCCCTCTCGTCGGGCAGCTCCAGCTGAACTTCGTCTCCACCCATGTCCCGGACACCGGACACCGGATGACGGTGATGACGCCGGCCGACGAGGACACCGCCCGGCGCCTGACCCGGATGGCAGACCTGTCACCTACCCGGCCGCGGTGA